The Candidatus Hydrogenedentota bacterium genome contains the following window.
GGACCTCTGGCGGGTGATCAATGCGGACGGATCGCTGGACGCGCACGAGGATCATCTGGCGCACAAGCTGATGGACCTGCTGCGGCTGAACCATAAACAGTTCATCGAGGCGAAACTGCGCGTGGTGAGGGGGGAGGGAGAGGGCAGATCGGACGGATCGGACGGATCGGACGGATCTCGGATGGGGTGGGGGGTGACGCAGGGGGAAAGAGGGACAGGGGAAGAAAAAATAACCGCAGGGAACGCAAGGAACGCAAGAATGGAAAAGGGGGAAAAGGGGAAGGGATTGGAAGGATCGGACAGGGTGGACGGGGCGGATGCGCCACCGTGTGTAAAAGGATGGGGCAAAAAACCGCGTTCTCAGCGGTTGGAGCGTTCGCCTTTGGCGCCGTTCCAGACACCGCCGGGTCCGAACTGGTAGCGGAAGGTTTCTTTGCCCTCGGTGTCGGTGGCGATGGAGGCGGACTCGGCGGCGGCCTCGGCGCGGGTGGGTTTTGCGGCGCCCCGGTACATCCGGTAGGTGTACTCAATCAGCCCGGTGAAGCCCCGGTCCTGCCCGGCCTGATGCCCCGCGGCACGGGCGTCGAGGGGGTAGAAGCTCTCGTAGACCTTCACCTCCTTGTAATAGCGACCCCGCAGTCCGTCCTCCTCGAACTTTATCTCGCCGTTCCGGGCGAGGGCGTTCATGCGCTTGATCTCGGTCTTGCCCACGGTGTCGAGCTCCTGGTAGACCTTGTCCGCGCCGGAGACGTAGCCCTCGGGGTGCTCGCCGATGCCGAAGTCGGCGAGGACTTTCTGCCCCACGGTGCCGGGGTCGGACTTGCACGCGGCCAGGGGGAGGAGCAGAACGAGCAGGACGGCCAAACCGAGGCGCTTTTTCATGTCATGTGTTCTCCAGGGCGGGGCGGAGTCCCCGCCGGCGCATT
Protein-coding sequences here:
- a CDS encoding TerB family tellurite resistance protein, which translates into the protein DLWRVINADGSLDAHEDHLAHKLMDLLRLNHKQFIEAKLRVVRGEGEGRSDGSDGSDGSRMGWGVTQGERGTGEEKITAGNARNARMEKGEKGKGLEGSDRVDGADAPPCVKGWGKKPRSQRLERSPLAPFQTPPGPNW